One part of the Sorangiineae bacterium MSr11954 genome encodes these proteins:
- the glnE gene encoding bifunctional [glutamate--ammonia ligase]-adenylyl-L-tyrosine phosphorylase/[glutamate--ammonia-ligase] adenylyltransferase, with the protein MGERPLIVGPRRDPVDLAHWLEAAYPALAPAIQSRPEDVAYIASSGRGARDARTYRKLLLPSLDLRDPAGVRRKLRRFAARERLRIAARELETTAADVDVTAKELADLADVCVEVALNEALLWADLRYGIPTKTDGSRNGFCVIGMGKLGGRELNAGSDIDLLLFYDTDEGAVVKDGVVQEVSLHEYFTRVAQRLTSTLDEPTEDGLVWRVDLRLRPEGSRGPLVNALAAAERYYESWGRTWERAALVRARPSAGDLAVGEQVLGALAPFVWRREVNPQVADEMAAMLLRARAEIGEAEPRRDLKLGPGGIREAEFFVQSLQLVWGGREPTVRSTNTLDALRRLRARGFVTEREAREVGDGYLALRRLEHRVQFATGLQTHAVPEDPVLLGRIARSLGFRGALQLEKDLDRVRKRIGARMASLTRHGLVEKGEPSHSLERLLSALDARDEPRLLASLEERFDPIRAPDLARHLLTLAKRPDGPLGARSRDQYPELAATLIDALADAADPEQAARLMATFFARMVTPSLYVRAMAEDQLGTRRLAGLFGASAFLGEAAALHPDLVDRLLFRAMAGPIDAARTVDVELEQLGDLDAIPDPVARLDSFVGALRRAKRGVTMEVGVADLAGELDTRKCTLTLSIFADFVLQHTTRFALASGNGGARAEGQPAPKIAVIAMGKLGGREIGYGSDLDLIFVYDPAGQDEDEAQEQSIRAAQRVLRILSMPHVDGPGYELDTRLRPSGNHGLLVVSIEAFARYQETQAAAWERQALIKARACAGDEALGARVMAIAAEAAYERGAAPAAEVHRLRMRMERELAGERRGGARARYDMKLGYGGLVDVEFAVQYLQMVHGRDRRVRTQDTEAALGALEACGYMDSTVAASLREGYRLLRQLEQRARVHHGSTNPFIEEGAPGLTLLARRMGMRDGRPRGSAAEALLARYVHVTHEVRAAYLTVLGIASEG; encoded by the coding sequence GTGGGGGAACGGCCTCTGATCGTCGGTCCCCGCCGCGACCCGGTCGATCTGGCGCACTGGCTGGAGGCGGCCTATCCCGCGCTCGCGCCCGCGATCCAAAGCCGGCCCGAGGACGTGGCCTACATCGCCAGCTCCGGCCGCGGCGCCCGCGACGCGCGCACCTACCGAAAGCTCCTCCTCCCCTCGCTCGATCTGCGCGATCCGGCGGGCGTGCGCCGCAAATTGCGGAGGTTCGCGGCGCGCGAGCGGCTCCGCATCGCCGCGCGCGAGCTCGAGACCACCGCCGCCGACGTCGACGTAACGGCCAAAGAGCTCGCCGATCTGGCCGACGTTTGCGTGGAGGTGGCGCTGAACGAGGCCCTGCTCTGGGCCGATCTCCGCTACGGCATCCCCACGAAGACCGACGGCTCGCGCAACGGCTTCTGCGTGATCGGTATGGGGAAGCTCGGGGGCCGCGAGCTCAACGCCGGCAGCGACATCGATTTGCTTCTCTTCTACGACACCGACGAGGGCGCCGTGGTCAAGGACGGCGTGGTGCAAGAGGTGTCGCTGCACGAGTATTTCACGCGCGTGGCGCAGAGGCTCACGTCGACCCTCGACGAGCCCACCGAGGACGGCTTGGTGTGGCGCGTGGACCTGAGGCTGCGCCCGGAGGGCTCGCGCGGTCCGCTGGTGAACGCGCTGGCCGCCGCCGAGCGCTATTACGAGTCGTGGGGGCGGACGTGGGAGCGGGCCGCGTTGGTGCGGGCGCGCCCCTCGGCCGGCGATCTGGCGGTGGGCGAGCAGGTGCTCGGCGCCCTCGCGCCCTTCGTCTGGCGCCGCGAGGTGAACCCGCAGGTGGCCGATGAAATGGCGGCCATGCTCCTGCGCGCCCGCGCGGAGATCGGGGAGGCGGAGCCGCGGCGCGATTTGAAGCTCGGCCCCGGCGGCATCCGCGAGGCGGAGTTCTTCGTGCAGTCGCTGCAGCTCGTGTGGGGCGGGCGCGAGCCCACCGTGCGCAGCACCAACACGCTCGATGCGCTGCGGCGGCTGCGGGCGCGCGGGTTCGTGACCGAGCGGGAGGCGCGCGAGGTCGGCGATGGCTACCTGGCGCTCCGCCGCTTGGAGCATCGCGTGCAGTTTGCGACCGGTCTGCAGACCCACGCCGTCCCCGAGGACCCGGTGCTCTTGGGGCGCATCGCGCGCTCGCTCGGCTTTCGCGGCGCGCTGCAGCTCGAAAAGGACCTGGACCGGGTGCGCAAGCGCATCGGCGCGCGCATGGCCTCGCTCACGCGCCACGGCTTGGTGGAGAAGGGCGAGCCTTCGCACTCGCTGGAGCGGCTCCTCTCGGCCCTCGACGCGCGGGACGAGCCGCGCCTCTTGGCGAGCCTGGAGGAGCGCTTCGATCCCATCCGCGCGCCCGATCTGGCGCGCCACCTGCTCACCCTCGCCAAGAGGCCCGACGGCCCGCTCGGCGCCCGCTCGCGCGACCAATACCCGGAGCTGGCCGCGACCTTGATCGACGCGCTGGCCGACGCCGCCGATCCCGAGCAAGCGGCGCGCTTGATGGCCACCTTCTTCGCCCGCATGGTCACCCCCAGCCTCTACGTGCGCGCCATGGCCGAAGACCAACTGGGCACGCGCCGGCTGGCGGGGCTCTTCGGGGCCAGCGCATTTCTGGGCGAGGCGGCCGCGCTCCACCCCGATCTGGTCGACCGCCTCCTCTTTCGCGCCATGGCCGGCCCCATCGACGCGGCGCGCACGGTGGACGTGGAGCTCGAGCAGCTGGGCGATCTGGACGCCATACCGGATCCGGTGGCCCGCCTGGACAGCTTCGTGGGGGCCCTCCGGCGCGCCAAGCGCGGGGTGACCATGGAGGTCGGCGTGGCCGATCTGGCGGGGGAGCTCGATACGCGCAAGTGCACCCTCACCTTGAGCATCTTCGCGGACTTCGTTCTGCAGCACACGACCCGCTTCGCGCTCGCCAGCGGGAACGGTGGCGCGCGCGCCGAGGGGCAGCCGGCCCCGAAGATCGCGGTCATCGCCATGGGCAAGCTGGGGGGGCGCGAGATCGGGTACGGATCGGACCTCGATTTGATCTTCGTCTACGATCCGGCGGGCCAGGACGAGGACGAGGCGCAGGAGCAATCGATCCGCGCCGCGCAGCGGGTGCTGCGGATTTTGAGCATGCCGCACGTGGATGGCCCGGGCTACGAGCTCGATACGCGCCTGCGGCCGTCGGGCAACCACGGGCTCTTGGTGGTGTCCATCGAGGCGTTTGCGCGCTACCAGGAGACGCAGGCGGCCGCGTGGGAGCGGCAGGCGCTCATCAAGGCGCGCGCGTGCGCGGGCGACGAGGCGCTCGGCGCGCGGGTGATGGCCATCGCGGCGGAGGCGGCCTACGAGCGGGGCGCGGCGCCGGCGGCCGAGGTGCATCGCCTTCGCATGCGCATGGAGCGCGAGCTGGCGGGCGAGCGGCGAGGGGGGGCGAGGGCCCGCTACGATATGAAGCTCGGCTACGGCGGCTTGGTCGACGTGGAGTTTGCCGTGCAGTACCTGCAAATGGTGCACGGGCGCGATCGGCGGGTGCGCACGCAGGATACCGAGGCGGCGCTGGGGGCGCTCGAAGCGTGTGGGTACATGGATTCGACGGTGGCGGCGTCCTTGCGCGAGGGGTATCGGTTGCTCCGGCAACTGGAGCAGCGCGCGCGGGTGCACCATGGGAGCACCAATCCCTTCATCGAGGAGGGCGCGCCGGGGTTGACCTTGCTCGCGCGCCGCATGGGGATGCGCGATGGGCGGCCGCGTGGATCGGCCGCGGAGGCGCTGCTCGCGCGCTACGTTCATGTCACGCACGAGGTGCGGGCGGCGTATCTGACGGTGTTGGGGATCGCCAGCGAAGGGTGA